Genomic window (Pseudomonas sp. L5B5):
ATGCAAATAAGTTATTTATTTTAGAATTCTTAGATCATTTAGTCTCCTCCAACGCCGATCAACGGCCGCCCATGAGGAGCTCCTACCGTGAAACTGCATTTCCCCCTTCGACTCCTGGCGGCTGCCTCCCTGGCCGCAGCAAGTTTCCTGGCCCAGGCGGCCGATCTCACCGTCGCCTACCAGACCACCGTCGATCCAGCCAAGGTGGCCCAGGCCGACGGCAGCTACGAAAAAGCCACGCAGGCCAAGATCAACTGGCGCAAGTTCGACAACGGCGCCGACGTCATCGCCGCCATCGCCTCCGGTGACGTACAGATCGGCTACCTGGGTTCAAGCCCGCTGACTGCCGCCGTCACCCGCAAGGTGCCGGTGGAAACCTTCCTGATCGCCACCCAGATCGGCGCCGCCGAAGCCCTGGTGGCCCGCGACGGCTCCGGGATCAAGACCCCCCAGGACCTGGTTGGCAAGAAAATCGCGGTGCCGTTCGTTTCCACCGGCCACTACAGCCTGCTCGCAGCCCTGAAACACTGGAACATCGACCCGGCCAAGGTCCAGGTGCTCAACCTGGCGCCACCGGCAATCATTGCCGCCTGGAAACGCGGCGACATCGACGCCACCTACGTCTGGGACCCGGCCCTGGGCGTGGCCAAGGAAAACGGCAAGGTGCTGATCACTTCCGGTGAACTGGCCAAGTTCGGTGCACCGACCTTCGACGCCTGGATCGTGCGCAAGGACTTCGCCCAGAAACACCCGGAAATCGTCACCGCCTTCGCCAAGGTGACCCTGGATGCCTACGCCGATTACCGCAAGGACCCGCAGGCCTGGCTGGCCAACTCGGGCAACGTCGACAAGCTGGTGAAACTCTCCGGCGCCAAGGCCAGCGACATCCCCCTGCTGCTGCAAGGCAACGTCTATCCGTTGGCCGCCGACCAGGTCGCAAGCCTCGGCGCCCCGACCACCAAGGCCATCACCGACACTGCCGTGTTCCTCAAGGAGCAGGGCAAGGTCGACGCCGTCCTGCCGGACTACGCCCCTTACGTCAGCGCCCAATTCATCACTGAATAACCCGCATCAGGACAGGAGATAGCCGTCATGGCCTTGCTACAACTGGAGCGCATCAGCGCACAGTACCCCGGCGCCGCCGAACCGGTGCTGGCGGATATTTCCCTGACCCTGGGATCACAGCAACTGCTGGTCGCCCTGGGGCCGTCCGGCAGCGGCAAGACCTCGCTGCTCAACCTGATCGCCGGTTTCGTCGAGCCCAGTGCCGGGCGCATCAGCCTCGATGGCGTACCGGTGCAAGGCCCCAGCGCCGAACGTGGCGTGGTGTTCCAGGACGATGCCCTGCTGCCCTGGCAGGATGTGCTGGCCAACGTCGCCTTCGGCCTGGAGCTGGCCGGTGTGCCGCGCGCGAAGCGCGAAGCCCGGGCCCGGGAAATGCTCGCCCTGGTGGACCTGGCCGGTTTTGACCAACGCCGCATCTGGCAGCTTTCCGGGGGCCAGAAACAACGTGTCGGCCTGGCCCGCGCCCTGGCCGCCGATCCACGGGTACTGCTGATGGACGAGCCCTTCGGCGCCCTGGACGCCTTCACCCGCGAGCAGATGCAGGAGCTGTTGCTGCAAGTCTGGCGACGCACCGCCAAGCCGGTCTTCCTGATCACCCACGACATCGAGGAAGCGGTGTTCCTGGCCACCGACCTGATTCTCCTGGCGCCCAATCCGGGGCAGATCGTCGAGCGCCTGCACCTGGACTTCGGCCAGCGGTATGCCGCCGGCGAGTCGGCCCGGGCGATCAAGTCCGATCCACGCTTCATCGAAACCCGCGAACACGTACTGGCACGGGTGTTCTCCCAACGCGCCAGCCAGCAGCAGGAGCGCCCATGAGCAGCTACGAGATTCCCGCCACCGCCAGCCGCGAGACCGGCTCCCGACCGCTGTCGGCGCGTCGCAACCTGAGTACCCGCTGGATCAGCGTACTGACCCTGGCCGGCCTGCTGGCCCTGTGGTGGGCGGTCACGGCCAGCGGCCTGGTCGAGCCGCTGTTCCTGCCCTCGCCTGCCGCCGTCCTGCAAAAAGGCTGGTTGCTGGCCACCACCGGCTACATGGACGCCACCTTGTGGCAGCACCTGGCCGCGAGCCTGGGACGCATCGGCCTGGCCCTGGGCTGCGCCGTGCTGACAGCGATCCCGGTGGGCATCGCCATCGGCGCCAACCGCATCGCCCGTGGTGTGCTCGATCCGCTGATCGAGTTCTACCGGCCGATCCCGCCCCTGGCCTACCTGCCGCTGATCGTGATCTGGTGCGGCATCGGCGAGTTGTCCAAGGTGCTGCTGATCTACCTCGCGATCTTCGCCCCGATCGCCATCGCCACCGCCACCGGGGTACGCACCGTCGACCCGGCCAAGCTGCGCGCCGCCCAGTCCCTGGGGGCGACTCGGGTCCAGTTGATCCGCCACGTGATCCTGCCCAGCGCCCTGCCGGACATCCTCACCGGGGTCCGCATTGGCCTGGGCGTGGGCTGGTCGACCCTGGTGGCAGCGGAGCTGATTGCAGCCACCAGTGGCCTGGGTTTCATGGTGCAGTCCGCCGCGCAGTTCCTGGTCACCGATGTGGTGGTGCTGGGCATCCTGGTGATTGCCCTGATCGCCTTCGCCCTGGAGATGGGCCTGCGCGCCCTGCAACGCAGGCTGGTGCCCTGGCACGGCCAGAGCCACTGACAGGCTCCGCGCCGCTTGCCTGTAGCCGCTGTCGAGCCCGCGATTTCCAGATTGATGCAGATAAACCGAATCCGACCACGCCGACCGTTCGGCACCGAACACGAGAACCACCATGAGCCTGATCATCACCCCCTTGAGTTCCGCCCTCGGCGCCGAGATCGACGGCGTCGATATCAGCCAGCCACTGAGCGGCACGCAGCGTGACGCCATCGAACAGGCACTGCTCGAGCACCAGGTGCTGTTCTTTCGCAACCAGCCGATCACGCCCCAGCAGCAGGCGCGATTCGCCGCCCACTTTGGCGACCTGCACATCCACCCGATCTACCCCAACGTGCCGGAGCAACCCGAGGTGCTGATCCTCGACACCGCCGAGACCGATGTGCGCGACAACGCCATCTGGCACACCGACGTGACCTTCCTACCGACCCCAGCCCTGGGCGCGGTGCTCAGTGCCAAGCTGCTGCCCAGGTTCGGTGGCGATACCCTGTGGGCCAGTGGCATCGCCGCCTACGAGGCCCTGTCGGAACCCATGAAGAACCTGCTGCAGGGCCTGACCGCCACCCACGAGTTCATCAAGTCGTTCCCTCTGGAACGCTTCGGCAATACCCCCGAGGACCTGGCGCGCTGGGAGGAGACCCGGCGCAAGAACCCGCCGCTATCGCACCCGGTGATTCGCACCCATCCGGTCAGCGGGCGCAAGTCGCTGTTCGTCAATGATGGTTTCACCACCCGGATCAACGAGCTGTCGGAAAGCGAAAGCGCGGCCATCCTCCAGTTGCTGTTCGCCCACGCCACCCGCCCGGAATTCACCATCCGCTGGCGCTGGCAGGAAAACGACGTGGCGTTCTGGGACAACCGGGTGACCCAGCACTATGCGGTGGACGACTACCGTCCACAGCGCCGGGTGATGCAGCGCGCGACCATTATTGGGGATGTGCCGTTCTTTCGCTGAAACGCGAAGGCATGCAGCGAGCCCCGGCGCCGCTGAATGAGCGGTACCGGGGCCGACTGGCTACTTGACGCTGGCGGGTGCTTTCTTCTTGCGGTTGCCGATGTGGATGGCGTGGCCATTCACCGACAACGCCGCCTCGTGCAGCGCTTCGGACAGGGTCGGATGGGAGAACACCATCATTCCCAGGTCTTCGGCACTGGTGCCGAACTCCATGCCGATGGCCCCTTCCTGGACCAGTTCCGCCGCACCCGGCCCGATCACATGCACGCCCAGCACCCGATCGGTGCCTGCGTCGGCAATCACCTTGACCAGCCCGGCCGTGTCGTTGGCCGCCATGGCCCGGCTGCTGGCCGCGAACGGGAAGGTGCCGATATTCAGTTCGACACCCTCGGCCTTAAGAGCCTGTTCGGTCTTGCCGACCCAGGCGATTTCCGGATGGGTGTAGATCACTGACGGGATCAGCTCGTAATTCAACGGATGCTGGTGCCCGGCAATTCCCTCGGCCACCATCACGCCCTCTTCCGAGGCCTTGTGCGCCAGCATCGGCCCGCGCACCACGTCACCGATGGCGTAGACCCCGGGGACGCTGGTCAGGCACTGGCCATCGACATGAATGAAACCGCGCTCGTCCAGATGCACGCCACTGTCGGCCGCCAGCAGGTCGGCAGTCAGGGGGCGGCGACCGACGGCCACGATCAGCCGGTCGAACGTCTGCTGCTTGTCCTCGCCGGCCTCGCTCAGGCTGACCTTGACGCTGTCGCCTTGCACTTCGGAAGCGGTCACCCGGGCGCCAAGACGGATATCCAGGCCCTGCTTGCCGAGGATCTTCTGCGCTTCCTTGGCGATCTGCGTATCCACTGCCGGCAGGAAGCTGTCGAGGGCCTCGAGCACGGTCACCTCGGCTCCCAGGCGCGCCCAGACCGAACCCAGCTCCAGGCCGATGACCCCGGCGCCGATCACTCCGAGGCGCTTGGGCACGCTGGTGAATTCCAGGGCACCGGTGGAATCGACGATCACCTCGCCGGTCAGGGGCGCCGCCGGGATGTCGATTGGTCGCGAGCCAGGCGCCAGGATGATGTGCTCGGCGCTGATGCGTTGCGTGCTGCCGTCAGCGGCGGTGACCTCCACCTCCTTGTTGGCCAGCAGCTTGCCGTGGCCTTCCAGCACGGCCACGCCGTTGGCCTTGAACAACGAGGCGATGCCGCCGTTGAAGTTGCGTACCACGTTGTCCTTGCGCGCCAGCATCGCCGCCACGTCCATCTGCGGATTGCTGATGCCGATGCCGTGCACCTCGAAACCGTGGCGCGCCTCATAGTAGTGATGGGAGCTGTCGAGCAGCGCCTTGGAAGGAATGCAGCCCACGTTCAGGCAGGTGCCACCCAGGGCCGTCTTGCCATCCTTGCCCTTGTAGCGCTCGATACAGACCGTCTTCAGCCCAAGTTGCGCCGCTCGGATCGCAGCGACATATCCCCCCGGGCCCGCGCCGATAACGATCACATCGTAACTTTCACTCATAGGTTGCCGTCCTTTGCACAGACAAAATCGACCACGGCTCCCATGGTCGCCCTGTCCTTGAGAATTTTCAGATGGCCAAGCCCGCGGGTCTGCAGGACCTGCCGGTGCCGCAAGCCCTGGGCGAAGGATTGCAGGTCATCTGCCGGAACCTCCTGGTCCTGCTGGTCGTGGACCAGCAGCACCGGGATGTCTACCTGTTGGCCGTAACGGCTGACCGCCAGGCTGCCCATGTCTTTCTGATAGCGTTGCTCGACCAGGCGTTGCATGCGCTGCCTGACGTCATCATTGATCCAGAGAAAGGCCGCGAAGCGCCGGACGACGTTTTCAATGTCGGCCGGTGCCGCCACCAGTACCGCGCGCTGGAAACCCTTGCCGATGTCGGTGCTCAAAGCGTAGCCCGCGGCGGCGCCACCCAGGGAGTGACCGATCACGGTGTCGAACGGCCCCAGTTGCTGCTGCACCTGGTCGAGCATGCTGACGAAGGTAGGCAGCGACGCCTGCCGGCCACCACTGCCACCATGGCCGATGCAGTCGAAGGACAAGACCTCGCAGCCCTGCTCCAGCAGCAACGGGATCAGGTACTGCCACTGGGTACTGGCGCCGCTCCAGCCGTGCACCAGCACCACCCTGCGCCGGACTTGCGGCGGCGTCCAGCAAAAGCAGCGCAAGCGCCCGTCCCCGGTTTCCAGGTCCCGCACCGTGGCCGTGGGCAGCGCCGGCGGAAAATGCTGGCGCAGGCGCTGTGGCGTGGTGAAGATCTTCAGCGCCCTCTGCGCAGCCCGCTGTGGAAGAAGTCGCGACTCAATCCAGAAGCTGCAGCGCAACGCTCCCAGAACCCCGTTGTAGATGCCCTTGAACAGCATCTTCCTGAAACTGCTGCGCCGGGCCTTGGCCGCTACCGGCGGGTGCTCTTGGGTCGCCATCTTCCTTCCTCATCGACTACAGATTTCAAGCGTCGGGTTACAGCTTCACCATGTTGAAGTCCAACTTGCCCACGCCACATTCAGGACAGGTCCAGTCATCGGCAATGTCATCCCAGGAGGTGCCCGCAGGCACCCCCGAATCGGGATCACCTAGCCGTTGATCGTAGATCCAGCCGCAAATCAGGCACATCCATACACCGGACTCAGCCACAACGTTTTCAGCATAGGTCGTCATATCGTTCTCATGCACTGGCCTGGGCCACTTCGGCCACCTTGATGTTTTCGGCGAGGAATTGCGCCACCTGCTCCAGCACCGCGGCATCGGACAGGATCCGCACATGGCCGAGCCCGGACACCGGCACCAGCTTCGCCCACGGCATCAGCGTGGTGATCTGCTGTGCCTCGCAGAACGGCACGGTCGGATCTTCCTGGTCGTGCAGGACCAGCATCGGCAGTTGCAGGGAGTTGCCCAGCGCGGGGATGTCCCAGTGCTGGACCGGCACGCCGTTGCGCTTCCACAGTTCACGGTGCATGGCCTGGACGATCTGCGGCTTGAGCTGCAGGTAGCCGTTGGCCCAGCGATCGATCACCACTGGCAGGTTCGCGGGCGAACCCAGCAGGCACATGGCCTTGATCCGATGGGTCTCGGCCAGTTCGGCCAGGGCCCCGGTGGCGGCGATCCCGCCCAGGGAGTGGGCGACGATGCCCACCACGTCGCCCAGGGCGACAATCGCGGCTTTCACCGCGTCCTTGAACTCGGTCATGGTGCTCAGCGAGCCCGGCGAGATGCCATGGGCCGGCGCATCGAAGGTCGCGACCTTGAAGCCCTGGCGCTGCAGTACCCGGGTGAAGGAGTACAGGCTGCGGCTGTCCGCACCCCAGCCATGGACCAGCAGGATGGTCTGCTCGCCCGTGCCCCACTGGTAGCCATGGGGTACGCCGGGAATGCCCTTGATATGAAAGCGCTGGGCGCCCAGTGGGCTCATTTCCTTGTCCGGCTGCTTGATGTATTCCCGGGTATAGCCGAACAGGTCAGTGGCCCTGGAACCGGCACGCTCGGGAGCCAGCGAACCCAGCACGCTCATGTAGGTGCGCAATGCCTGTTGCTTCATGCTCAGCGGGCCGCTGTAGCCCTTGCCCGAAGCGGCCGGATGCCGGTCGAAGGACTCGTAGAAGCCGTTGACCGGATCGTACAGATGGCAGTGACGCGCCACGTGCCACACGTCCTGCACGGTCATCGGCTTTTCCCGGACCATCCCCGGGAAGGCCGTCTTCAGCGCGGCCTGGGCCTCGGGCAGGTTGTAGTGGGGGATGATCGGTGCCACGTGATGCGCGGTGTGCACCGAAATGTAGTGGGTCAGGAACAGCAGCCACTTCGGATACATGTAGTCGGTGGTCAGCAGCAGGCGGCTGCTGTTGAAGCTCCAGTGCTCCTTGGTCAGGAACGGAGTCTCGTCACTGATGTGATGCATCATGGTGGTCAGGCTGAACCAGGCATGGATCGCCAGCCACGGGGCAACGAAGTACAGGAACAGACCGGTGAAGCCGGTGAAGTACACCAGGGTCGGCAGGTAGATCACTGCGGCCACGGCCATGAACAGGATCGAACGACGCACTTCGTTGCGCGCTTCGAGCTTGGGGAACATCTCCGGGCGAAAGCCCGAATGGCGCTGGTAGTTGACGGTGCCCAGCCAGAACAGCCAGGTGCGGGTGCTGCTGTAGACCAGCTTGTCCCACCAGGGCATCGCGTCGTATTGCACGCGCAGCACCGGGCGCCAGTCGACGTCCATCTCCAGGTTGTTGGTGTTGGCATGGTGCATGTTGTGCATGTGGCGCCAGCCATGGAACGGATACAGCAGGGGCAGCAGGGCGATATGCCCCAGGATGTGGTTGAAGCTGCGGTTGCGGGAGAACGAGTTGTGCCCGCAATCGTGAGCGACGCAGAACAAGCCCCAGCCACCCAGGCCGGCAATCAGCCACAGCGGCAGGTAGAACGCCCAGTGCACGTGGGCAACAGCCACCACGGCACCGATGTAGAGCGCGTAGCTGACGATGAAGCTGAGCATCCCGCGCCATACGCGAGGCTGATACAGGTGTTTGGGAATGGCGTCGGTCAGACGCAAGCCATCGATCTCCTGCGAACGTCGGAGCAGATCGTTGAATTTATCCGTTTTTTGCGTGGGCATCTGTACAAAGGCCATGGCCTAGCTCCTGCGAAGTCAAACTTCGGATGTGGTCAGTTCACTGGCCAGGTATTTGGACAGGTCGTCGATGCTGGAGTATTCGAACAACAGCGCCGGGGACAGGCGCTGCTCCATGAACTTCTCCAGGTCGCCCGCCACCTTCACCGCCACCAGCGAGTCGAGGCCGTAGGCTTCGAAGGTGCGCGCGGTATCGACCTGCGACGGATCGATCTTCAGCAGGGTCCCCATGCGCTGCACCAGCCAGTGCTTGATGTTTTCCTCGTTGAGTTCGACCGGAGCCTGTTTTTTCTCCGAAAAACTCAAGGTGCTCAGCAAATTGGAAATGAAGTTGGACATTAGGTTTCTTCCTTGATGAGTGGGGGTTGGTACGACCTAAGAATCCCGCTGCTCAGGATGAGGCCTGACGCTTACGGACCTTGTCGATCATTGCCTGGGACGGTGAACGCAGGTCTGAGACCAGTCTCAACTTGCCCATTAACGCCAGTGTCCAGCCCGACAGGTCGGGCTCCCACCAATGCACGCCATGCCGGTACCAGGCAGGAAATGCGTGGTGATTGTTTTGCAGCCCCTCGCCGAAGGTGAGGAACGCGATGAACCAGTTGTTGGTGCTCTGGTCGTGGGTCACGAACGGCCGGCTGCCATAGCGGTGGCAGATCGAGCCCACGCACCAGGCCGCCTGGTTGGCGATGAACAGCCGTGCCAGGCCGCCGAAGATCAGGCCGCTCCAGGCCCCTGCCCAGCTCTGGGTGACCAGGCCGCCGATGGCGCCGGGCAGCAGGACTCCCAGGGCCACCCAGAGCAGGTAGGTCTGGTTGTAGAAGAACAGCCGCCGGTCACGCAGGATGTCGGGGGCGAAGTAGTTCCAGCTGGAGAGGTCCGGCGTCAGCATCCAGGGCATGTGCGCATGCCACAGGCCCTTGACCCGGTCCCAGCGGTTCTGGCCCAGCAGATTGGGTGAATGCGGATCGCCGTGCTGGTCGCTGTAGGTGTGGTGACGCCTGTGGGTGGTGACCCAGAACAGGATCGGTCCCTGGGCAGCCATCGAGCCGGCGATCAGCATCAGGCTGCTCATCAGGCGCGAGGTCTTGAACGCACGGTGCGCCAGGTAGCGGTGGTAACCCATGGAAACCCCGAACATCTGCACGACGTAAAACACCCCGAACAGAATGAAGTCCAGAGCATGGGCCTGGCCGGTGACCCACAGACGGATCGCCTCGAAGGTCCCGAACAGGGGTATCAGCATCACCGCCAGGGCGATACGGGCCTTGGTCTTCGCCGCCTGGGGACTCAGCTGGGCGACCCCGCTGATCTCGGGGGTGGCTGTGGTGGAAAGTATTTCGTCCATGAATAGCGTCCTGTGAGGTGAGTACCGACTATCAGCCTTCTGAAGGTTCCACTGCCGCGCTCGGGCCGGGCCGCTTGACGTCCCAGACCAGCCCGCACAGCGCCAGCGACTCGATGAACAGCCCGCCCAGGTCCAGTTGCCAGGGCTTGAGGCCGGCATGGGCCAGCGCCGGGAAGGCATGGTGGTTGTTGTGCCAGCCGCCCCCTACCGTCGGGATCGCCAGCCAGAACACATTGCGGCTGGTGTCACGGGTCTTGTGATCGCGGCCGCCGACCTTGTGGGCGAAGGAGTTGATGCACCAGGTCGCGTGATCCACCAGGAAAATCCGCACGAAGCCGCCCCACAACAGGCCGCTGAGCGCACCCTCCCAACTGCGGGTAATCAGTCCGCAGGCCAGGGTAGGCAGCAACAGGCCGAGGATGATCCACAGGTAGTAGCGCTGGTTGATCTGCATGATCAGGCGATCGCGCAACAGGTCGGGCACGAACTGGCTCCAGCTCTGCTTGCGCAGGCTGAACAGCCAGCCCAGGTGGGCGTGCCACCAGCCCTGGAGGTTGCCGACAAGACCTTCCTTGAGCGGACGCGGCGAGTGCGGATCGCCTTCCTTGTCGGTGAACGCATGATGCTGGCGATGGGTCGCGGCCCAGAACAGGATCGGTCCCTGGGCCGCCATCGAACCGGCAATCCCGAAGAACGCGGTGACCACCGGGCCGGCCTTGAACGCGTGATGGGAAAAGAAGCGGTGCATCCCCACCTCTACCCCCAGGGCCGTCAGCAGGTACATGCAGGCCAGGGCGCCGACCTCCAGCCAGCTGATGCCCTGATGCCAGGCCAGGACCAGGGCTGCCACGGTACCCACCGCCGGCACGCCAACGGTCAGCCAGGCCAGTTGACGCTCGCGCTGGCCGGTACGATCGATATGAGGATTCATCGCGGTCATGACAGGGCATCCGTAGGGGTTTTGAGAGGTTGTGCCGAGGCCGCCGCGCGCCCGGCGCCGTAACGCCCCAGGCTGCCGTTGAGCAGGGCCTGGCGAGTGGCCTGGCGCTGGACCTTGCCGCTGGTGGTCAGCGGAATGCCGCCCATGGGCGCCAGGTGAATGCGCGCCGGGGCCACGCCGAACTGGCTGACCAGGGTGCTGGTGATCACCTGGCGCAGTTGTTCCTGCTGGGCCTCGTCAAGCTTTTCGCTGCGCTTGATCTCGGCCACGATCGCCAACTGCTCCTGCTGGCCGTTGTCCAGGCCCACCGCGACGCAGCCATTGCTGCGGATGCGCGGGTCGGCGTTCTCCACGGCCAGTTCCAGGTCCTGTGGATAAAGGTTGCGGCCGGCGATGATGATCAGGTCCTTGAGACGACCGGTGACGAACAGCTCGGCCCGATACAGCGCGCCCAGGTCGCCGGTGCGCATGAAGTGGCCATCGACGCCTGGCAAGCTGGCGCGAAACACCTGCTCGCTCAGGGCTTCCTTGCCCCAGTAGCCTGCCCCGACGTTGCCACCCTGGACCCAGATCTCACCGACCTGGCCGTCGGCCACGGGCAGCAGGCTGACCGGGTCGACGATGGCCAGGTGCAGTCCGGGCGCCACGCGCCCGCTGCTGACCAGTGGCAATGCCAGGGCATCGCCAGCTTCGACAATCGCCAGGGTGCCGGTGGCCAGTTGGTCCCGATCGACCTGGATGCCGAACGCCGGTTCGTCGTAGGGTTTGCCCGAGACCAGTACCGTAGATTCAGCCAGCCCATAACAAGGCCCCAGGGCCGCCGGGTCGAAACCGGCGGCGGCGAAACGATCGGCAAAACGCGCCAGGGTGCTCTGGCGAACCGGTTCGGCCCCGCAGTAGATTGCCTTGAGCCGGCTCAGGTCGAGAGCCGCCAGCTCGGCATCGGTGATGCTTTCCACACACAGGTCGA
Coding sequences:
- a CDS encoding acyl carrier protein — protein: MSNFISNLLSTLSFSEKKQAPVELNEENIKHWLVQRMGTLLKIDPSQVDTARTFEAYGLDSLVAVKVAGDLEKFMEQRLSPALLFEYSSIDDLSKYLASELTTSEV
- a CDS encoding acyl-CoA desaturase, which gives rise to MTAMNPHIDRTGQRERQLAWLTVGVPAVGTVAALVLAWHQGISWLEVGALACMYLLTALGVEVGMHRFFSHHAFKAGPVVTAFFGIAGSMAAQGPILFWAATHRQHHAFTDKEGDPHSPRPLKEGLVGNLQGWWHAHLGWLFSLRKQSWSQFVPDLLRDRLIMQINQRYYLWIILGLLLPTLACGLITRSWEGALSGLLWGGFVRIFLVDHATWCINSFAHKVGGRDHKTRDTSRNVFWLAIPTVGGGWHNNHHAFPALAHAGLKPWQLDLGGLFIESLALCGLVWDVKRPGPSAAVEPSEG
- the tauA gene encoding taurine ABC transporter substrate-binding protein, which translates into the protein MKLHFPLRLLAAASLAAASFLAQAADLTVAYQTTVDPAKVAQADGSYEKATQAKINWRKFDNGADVIAAIASGDVQIGYLGSSPLTAAVTRKVPVETFLIATQIGAAEALVARDGSGIKTPQDLVGKKIAVPFVSTGHYSLLAALKHWNIDPAKVQVLNLAPPAIIAAWKRGDIDATYVWDPALGVAKENGKVLITSGELAKFGAPTFDAWIVRKDFAQKHPEIVTAFAKVTLDAYADYRKDPQAWLANSGNVDKLVKLSGAKASDIPLLLQGNVYPLAADQVASLGAPTTKAITDTAVFLKEQGKVDAVLPDYAPYVSAQFITE
- the tauB gene encoding taurine ABC transporter ATP-binding subunit; its protein translation is MALLQLERISAQYPGAAEPVLADISLTLGSQQLLVALGPSGSGKTSLLNLIAGFVEPSAGRISLDGVPVQGPSAERGVVFQDDALLPWQDVLANVAFGLELAGVPRAKREARAREMLALVDLAGFDQRRIWQLSGGQKQRVGLARALAADPRVLLMDEPFGALDAFTREQMQELLLQVWRRTAKPVFLITHDIEEAVFLATDLILLAPNPGQIVERLHLDFGQRYAAGESARAIKSDPRFIETREHVLARVFSQRASQQQERP
- the lpdA gene encoding dihydrolipoyl dehydrogenase, with product MSESYDVIVIGAGPGGYVAAIRAAQLGLKTVCIERYKGKDGKTALGGTCLNVGCIPSKALLDSSHHYYEARHGFEVHGIGISNPQMDVAAMLARKDNVVRNFNGGIASLFKANGVAVLEGHGKLLANKEVEVTAADGSTQRISAEHIILAPGSRPIDIPAAPLTGEVIVDSTGALEFTSVPKRLGVIGAGVIGLELGSVWARLGAEVTVLEALDSFLPAVDTQIAKEAQKILGKQGLDIRLGARVTASEVQGDSVKVSLSEAGEDKQQTFDRLIVAVGRRPLTADLLAADSGVHLDERGFIHVDGQCLTSVPGVYAIGDVVRGPMLAHKASEEGVMVAEGIAGHQHPLNYELIPSVIYTHPEIAWVGKTEQALKAEGVELNIGTFPFAASSRAMAANDTAGLVKVIADAGTDRVLGVHVIGPGAAELVQEGAIGMEFGTSAEDLGMMVFSHPTLSEALHEAALSVNGHAIHIGNRKKKAPASVK
- a CDS encoding acyl-CoA desaturase, which produces MDEILSTTATPEISGVAQLSPQAAKTKARIALAVMLIPLFGTFEAIRLWVTGQAHALDFILFGVFYVVQMFGVSMGYHRYLAHRAFKTSRLMSSLMLIAGSMAAQGPILFWVTTHRRHHTYSDQHGDPHSPNLLGQNRWDRVKGLWHAHMPWMLTPDLSSWNYFAPDILRDRRLFFYNQTYLLWVALGVLLPGAIGGLVTQSWAGAWSGLIFGGLARLFIANQAAWCVGSICHRYGSRPFVTHDQSTNNWFIAFLTFGEGLQNNHHAFPAWYRHGVHWWEPDLSGWTLALMGKLRLVSDLRSPSQAMIDKVRKRQASS
- a CDS encoding alpha/beta fold hydrolase; translation: MAFVQMPTQKTDKFNDLLRRSQEIDGLRLTDAIPKHLYQPRVWRGMLSFIVSYALYIGAVVAVAHVHWAFYLPLWLIAGLGGWGLFCVAHDCGHNSFSRNRSFNHILGHIALLPLLYPFHGWRHMHNMHHANTNNLEMDVDWRPVLRVQYDAMPWWDKLVYSSTRTWLFWLGTVNYQRHSGFRPEMFPKLEARNEVRRSILFMAVAAVIYLPTLVYFTGFTGLFLYFVAPWLAIHAWFSLTTMMHHISDETPFLTKEHWSFNSSRLLLTTDYMYPKWLLFLTHYISVHTAHHVAPIIPHYNLPEAQAALKTAFPGMVREKPMTVQDVWHVARHCHLYDPVNGFYESFDRHPAASGKGYSGPLSMKQQALRTYMSVLGSLAPERAGSRATDLFGYTREYIKQPDKEMSPLGAQRFHIKGIPGVPHGYQWGTGEQTILLVHGWGADSRSLYSFTRVLQRQGFKVATFDAPAHGISPGSLSTMTEFKDAVKAAIVALGDVVGIVAHSLGGIAATGALAELAETHRIKAMCLLGSPANLPVVIDRWANGYLQLKPQIVQAMHRELWKRNGVPVQHWDIPALGNSLQLPMLVLHDQEDPTVPFCEAQQITTLMPWAKLVPVSGLGHVRILSDAAVLEQVAQFLAENIKVAEVAQASA
- a CDS encoding rubredoxin, coding for MTTYAENVVAESGVWMCLICGWIYDQRLGDPDSGVPAGTSWDDIADDWTCPECGVGKLDFNMVKL
- the tauD gene encoding taurine dioxygenase — its product is MSLIITPLSSALGAEIDGVDISQPLSGTQRDAIEQALLEHQVLFFRNQPITPQQQARFAAHFGDLHIHPIYPNVPEQPEVLILDTAETDVRDNAIWHTDVTFLPTPALGAVLSAKLLPRFGGDTLWASGIAAYEALSEPMKNLLQGLTATHEFIKSFPLERFGNTPEDLARWEETRRKNPPLSHPVIRTHPVSGRKSLFVNDGFTTRINELSESESAAILQLLFAHATRPEFTIRWRWQENDVAFWDNRVTQHYAVDDYRPQRRVMQRATIIGDVPFFR
- a CDS encoding alpha/beta hydrolase, which produces MATQEHPPVAAKARRSSFRKMLFKGIYNGVLGALRCSFWIESRLLPQRAAQRALKIFTTPQRLRQHFPPALPTATVRDLETGDGRLRCFCWTPPQVRRRVVLVHGWSGASTQWQYLIPLLLEQGCEVLSFDCIGHGGSGGRQASLPTFVSMLDQVQQQLGPFDTVIGHSLGGAAAGYALSTDIGKGFQRAVLVAAPADIENVVRRFAAFLWINDDVRQRMQRLVEQRYQKDMGSLAVSRYGQQVDIPVLLVHDQQDQEVPADDLQSFAQGLRHRQVLQTRGLGHLKILKDRATMGAVVDFVCAKDGNL
- the tauC gene encoding taurine ABC transporter permease TauC produces the protein MSSYEIPATASRETGSRPLSARRNLSTRWISVLTLAGLLALWWAVTASGLVEPLFLPSPAAVLQKGWLLATTGYMDATLWQHLAASLGRIGLALGCAVLTAIPVGIAIGANRIARGVLDPLIEFYRPIPPLAYLPLIVIWCGIGELSKVLLIYLAIFAPIAIATATGVRTVDPAKLRAAQSLGATRVQLIRHVILPSALPDILTGVRIGLGVGWSTLVAAELIAATSGLGFMVQSAAQFLVTDVVVLGILVIALIAFALEMGLRALQRRLVPWHGQSH